A genomic segment from Tuwongella immobilis encodes:
- a CDS encoding DUF1549 domain-containing protein translates to MHVSQPPFLRSRWVLAGCLLLLITPASRAEFRVEPASVQLRDAFDGRQLLVFGGQSDLTRQAQYQSQSPAIATIDATGYITPHADGTTDIRVTAAGETKVVRVTVSGVGSSRAIDFKTEIVPILSKTGCNAGGCHGKASGQNGFRLSLFGFDAEFDHAAITKEARGRRIFPASPESSLLIVKATAKVPHGGGKRLQEQTDEYRRLLQWIAAGAPAAAPDAAVVTRIRVIPEDRVLQDQQQQQLAVLADYSDGTTRDVTRQAEYQSNLDVVASVDKEGLIQARAQSGEAAIMARYMGYVAVCRAMVPHGEPLQSLPNWQPVNRIDELAAKKWMKLGLQPSPPCDDATFLRRVTLDLAGRLPHAEEVTQFLADTQPNKRALAIDRLLESPDYAAFFAMRWGSILRNSNLAGSERASYAFHNWLKDQIARNVPYDQFVRGLVAASGEWQDAPAINWFWQNRDDQLHQTTADVAQVFLGVRLQCAKCHHHPYERWGQAEYYGLAGFFTRLGRKSFGEPPPYFTAANVTTGELNPLTGKTPEPRFLDGIEPKFGPADDPRHALVDWMAKPDNPFFAKALVNRYWGHFFGRGLVHEVDDLRETNPPSNPELLDFLATEFVRSKCDVKAMIRLMLNSRVYQLSSDPIDANRKDRQNFARFYARRMIAEVFLDSVNSATGVKERFNNMSLNARAVDLPHENFGSYFLDTFDRPRRVTTCDCERSTGATLAQVLLLANSEDMENKLHSDQGRIAKALKAKKPVREIIDELYLQSVSRLPTDRERQRIERFVGQSPDPAAAFADVLWTLVNSKEFMFNH, encoded by the coding sequence ATGCACGTATCGCAACCTCCATTCCTCCGCAGTCGCTGGGTGCTTGCCGGGTGTCTACTCCTGCTAATCACCCCCGCCAGCCGCGCTGAATTCCGCGTCGAGCCCGCATCCGTGCAGTTGCGCGACGCCTTCGATGGCCGTCAACTTCTGGTATTCGGCGGCCAATCCGACCTCACCCGACAGGCCCAATATCAATCGCAATCCCCCGCAATCGCCACCATCGACGCCACCGGCTATATCACGCCGCACGCCGATGGAACCACCGACATTCGCGTGACCGCTGCGGGCGAAACAAAAGTGGTCCGCGTGACGGTGTCTGGCGTTGGCAGTTCGCGTGCGATCGATTTCAAAACGGAAATCGTGCCGATTCTCAGCAAGACGGGCTGCAACGCGGGCGGTTGTCACGGTAAAGCCAGTGGCCAGAACGGGTTCCGACTTTCGCTGTTTGGATTCGACGCCGAATTCGATCACGCCGCGATTACCAAAGAGGCACGAGGACGACGGATTTTTCCCGCCTCGCCGGAGTCGAGTTTACTCATCGTGAAAGCGACGGCGAAAGTCCCGCACGGGGGTGGCAAACGCCTTCAAGAACAGACGGATGAATATCGCCGACTCCTGCAGTGGATCGCCGCTGGTGCTCCGGCTGCCGCTCCCGATGCCGCCGTGGTGACGCGCATTCGAGTCATCCCCGAAGATCGCGTGCTGCAAGATCAACAGCAGCAACAACTTGCGGTGCTGGCCGATTATTCCGATGGCACCACTCGAGATGTCACGCGACAAGCCGAATATCAGAGCAATCTGGATGTGGTTGCCAGTGTGGATAAAGAAGGCTTGATTCAAGCTCGCGCTCAGTCGGGCGAAGCGGCGATCATGGCTCGGTATATGGGGTATGTGGCGGTTTGCCGCGCGATGGTGCCGCATGGCGAGCCGCTGCAATCGCTCCCGAATTGGCAACCGGTCAATCGGATCGATGAACTCGCCGCGAAAAAGTGGATGAAACTCGGGCTGCAACCCTCGCCCCCATGCGATGATGCGACGTTTCTGCGCCGCGTGACGCTGGATCTTGCCGGTCGGTTGCCGCATGCAGAAGAAGTTACCCAGTTTCTAGCAGACACCCAACCGAACAAACGAGCGTTGGCGATTGATCGGCTGCTCGAATCGCCGGATTACGCCGCGTTCTTTGCCATGCGCTGGGGCAGCATTCTGCGGAATTCGAATCTCGCGGGTTCGGAACGTGCCTCGTATGCCTTCCACAATTGGCTGAAGGATCAGATCGCTCGGAACGTGCCGTATGACCAATTCGTTCGCGGTCTCGTCGCCGCCTCCGGAGAATGGCAGGATGCACCGGCCATCAATTGGTTCTGGCAGAATCGGGACGATCAGCTCCATCAAACCACCGCCGATGTGGCGCAAGTCTTTCTTGGCGTTCGACTTCAGTGCGCGAAATGTCACCACCACCCCTACGAACGCTGGGGCCAAGCCGAATACTACGGTTTGGCTGGGTTCTTCACCCGACTGGGTCGCAAGAGTTTCGGCGAGCCGCCGCCGTATTTCACCGCCGCGAATGTCACCACTGGCGAGCTGAATCCGCTGACCGGCAAAACGCCCGAACCCCGCTTCCTGGATGGGATTGAGCCGAAATTCGGGCCTGCGGATGATCCCCGGCATGCCTTGGTCGATTGGATGGCGAAGCCGGATAATCCCTTCTTCGCCAAAGCGTTGGTCAATCGCTATTGGGGCCACTTCTTCGGCCGCGGCTTGGTGCATGAAGTCGACGATTTGCGGGAAACCAACCCGCCATCGAATCCGGAGCTGCTCGATTTCCTGGCGACGGAATTCGTTCGCAGCAAATGCGATGTCAAAGCAATGATCCGACTAATGCTCAACAGCCGAGTTTATCAGTTGTCATCCGACCCGATCGACGCCAACCGAAAGGATCGTCAGAATTTCGCACGATTCTATGCCCGACGCATGATTGCCGAGGTCTTCCTCGATTCGGTGAACTCCGCGACCGGTGTCAAGGAGCGATTCAATAATATGAGTCTGAATGCTCGCGCGGTCGATCTCCCGCATGAGAATTTCGGTTCGTATTTCTTGGATACGTTCGATCGTCCCCGACGTGTGACCACCTGCGATTGCGAACGTTCGACTGGGGCCACGCTCGCTCAGGTGCTGCTGCTAGCGAATTCCGAAGACATGGAGAATAAACTCCATTCCGATCAGGGCCGCATCGCCAAAGCACTGAAAGCGAAGAAGCCCGTTCGGGAAATCATCGACGAGCTGTATCTGCAATCGGTGAGCCGACTTCCGACCGACCGCGAACGGCAACGCATTGAGCGATTCGTGGGACAATCCCCCGATCCGGCCGCTGCCTTTGCCGATGTGCTCTGGACGTTGGTCAACTCCAAAGAATTCATGTTCAACCATTGA